GTTCGGCGAGATGGGCGATCAATTCGCGGAACTCCGTGAGAAACGCCTCCTCGGCAAGGCGGACCGCCTCGTTGAACTGCGCGGCGACCCGGCGACATTCCCGCTGATAAAGCTCGGGGTGGAGCCGCCGGAGATAGTCGGGGGGATCGACGGGGGGAAACTCCCAGCGGAGGGCGAACTCGTCCGCCAGCTCGGCCGGGTAGTCGCGCGGATCGTAGAGCCGGCCGAGCCGGACGCGGGCCAGGTCGCGGAGCTCGTCGTACCGCTCCTGCAGCTGACGGACCGCCTCCGCGAGTTCGGCCGCAAGCCCCCCCAGGCGCCGATCGAGTTCGGCGACGTCGGGACGCTTGATGAGGCGGACCCCCGGCTCGGGGAACGGCAACGACATCCCTTTCCAGAGGGCGACGGCCCGGTGGCGGACCCGCGTCGCCGCCTGGAAGGCGGGGTGCCCCGTGTCGAGGAGTTTTTTGTTGGCGGCGACGTACTCTCGCGCTGCGCGAAACGTGTCGGCCGCTTCGGTCTGCTGCGCGCGGCTGAGGGTCCGACGGACCCCGAGCCAGGAAATCGACAGCCGCACCCCGGTCGTCTCGGCCCGCAGCCGAGCGGCGAGTTCGTCGCGGGGAGGGGGCTCGGCGAGCGCTGTGCTCATCGGATGGTCTCCAGAGGGGAGTTCGGAATTGTCCCAGCGCGTCCGCGGCGAACGTTCACGCGAACTCGTCGTCCGGGACGAGCCCGTACGCCGCGAGCGACTCCGCGAGTCGATCGGCCAGGTCGGCGCCGGACCACGGTTTGTCGCCGCTCCACTGCGGGGGCTCCGCTTCGTCGTCGAAATAGAGGAGTCGCTGGAGGGCGGCGACGATCGCGGCGAGATCGCGGTGCGCCAGGAGCGCGGGGGACTTCGGCGGACGAGACATGAGCGCCTCCGGCAGTCAGGACGAGGGAACCAAGAACGCACGTCAGTTCACCGAAGGATCGATCCGCACCCCTCGGCGCCGATTGGAAACGGCGGGTCCGCGATAGACGCCCGGCCGATCGGCGGCGAGGCAGCGGCCGGAGGCCCACTGCCGCAGCTCGCGCATCGCTTCGGCGGCCGCGATCGCGACCGGGACGACGTGCGCCGCCGCTTCGACGAGCGAGACCCCGAGCAGGGTCGCCAACCGGCAACAGGCCTTGATCTCGGCGCCGGTCCAGCCGTCGTCGCCGGGCCGCACCTGCGACGCTTCGATCGCAAACGCCGCGCGATGGATCTCCCAGATCGCGTCCCGCTCACGTCGATCGGGGAGGTCGATGAAGAACACGCCGTCGAATCGTTCGGCGCGGGTGAACTCCGGCGGGAGCCGGGCGACGTCGTTCGCCGTCGCGACGACGAAGACGTCGCTCGTCCGATCGGCAAGCCAGGTGAGGAGCGTTCCCATGAGGCGGGCCGCGACCCCGCCGTCCGCCTGATCGCTCCGCACGCCCGACAAGCCTTTGTCGATCTCGTCGATCATCAACAGACACGGCGCGGTCGCCTCGGCGATCGCCAAGGCGCGGCGGACGTTCGCTTCGGTCTGGCCGACGAGCGAGCCCATGAGGGCCCCGACGTCGAGCCGCAAGGTCGGCCGGCCGACCTCGTTCCCCAGTGCGCGGCAGAAGGCGCTCTTGCCGCACCCCGGGAGCGAGAGGAGCAGCACGCCTTTCGGCGCGGCGACGCGGCGGGGCTTGCGTTCGAGCAGCTGGCGACAGAATCGCTTGAGGACC
The window above is part of the Pirellulales bacterium genome. Proteins encoded here:
- a CDS encoding AAA family ATPase, yielding MKPRSLASQVQDYVAACFAGIWIRTDEPDEALASLATLCRDEGWRLAAWDVDAGLHGSDADRGSVPDPLAAVRCAQQVAPPDEFGLLALCNFHRFLNSPEIVQATARQIALGKRTRSFVVVLAPVVEIPRELEKLFVVVEHELPDRAQLETIAAEIAAEPGDLPAGDELSALLDAAAGLTRYEAEGAFSLALVREGALEPRTIWEVKAQQLAKSSLLAVEQGTDRFAEIGGLAVLKRFCRQLLERKPRRVAAPKGVLLLSLPGCGKSAFCRALGNEVGRPTLRLDVGALMGSLVGQTEANVRRALAIAEATAPCLLMIDEIDKGLSGVRSDQADGGVAARLMGTLLTWLADRTSDVFVVATANDVARLPPEFTRAERFDGVFFIDLPDRRERDAIWEIHRAAFAIEASQVRPGDDGWTGAEIKACCRLATLLGVSLVEAAAHVVPVAIAAAEAMRELRQWASGRCLAADRPGVYRGPAVSNRRRGVRIDPSVN